One genomic window of Cinclus cinclus chromosome 6, bCinCin1.1, whole genome shotgun sequence includes the following:
- the RTN4RL2 gene encoding reticulon-4 receptor-like 2: protein MRPPTARDLPPGGRPVALLLLAALVWVPGGAPACPALCTCYVSPPTVSCQANNFSSVPAGLPPGARRLFLQNNVIGALRAGTFGPSTVTLWLYSNNISSIQPGTFRHLPALEELDLGDNPHLRVLAPDTFHGLHRLQALHLYRCRLASLPSGIFRGLRSLQYLYLQENGLLYLQDDLFADLANLSHLFLHGNRLRALSEGVFRGLSSLDRLLLHANRLAAIHRRAFGGLARLTILYLFNNSLVALPGDPLAALPSLQFLRLNANPWACDCRARPLWAWFRRTRVSSSPVPCASPPNRRGTDLRHLRPRDFDACPEDDEDEEMEEGNGGGGNGVAVMGTPGRALGRPGTLPAAPPSAFYRDGLPPHDLRGPQPRPPPPSRDSRGPPEDASCPHDPCAPMATAAPQQPSILLPLLALFLPRL from the exons ATGCGGCCCCCCACGGCTCGGGACCTGCCCCCAG GCGGGCGCCCggtggccctgctgctgctggcggcGCTGGTGTGGGTGCCCGGCGGGGCTCCCGCCTGCCCCGCGCTCTGCACCTGCTACGTCTCGCCGCCCACCGTCAGCTGCCAGGCCAACAACTTCTCCTCGGTGCCCGCGGGGCTCCCGCCCGGCGCCCGCCGCCTCTTCCTGCAGAACAACGTCATCGGGGCGCTGCGGGCGGGCACCTTCGGGCCCAGCACCGTCACCCTCTGGCTCTACTCCAACAACATCTCCTCCATCCAGCCGGGCACCTTCCGCCACCTGCCCGCCCTGGAGGAGCTCGACCTGGGTGACAACCCGCACCTCCGTGTCCTGGCCCCCGACACCTTCCACGGCCTCCACCGCCTCCAGGCCCTGCACCTGTACCGGTGCCGGCTGGCCAGCCTGCCCAGCGGCATCTTCCGCGGCCTCCGCAGCCTCCAGTACCTCTACCTGCAGGAGAACGGGCTGCTCTACCTCCAG GACGACCTTTTTGCTGACTTGGCCAACCTGAGCCACCTCTTCCTGCACGGCAACCGGCTGCGGGCGCTGTCGGAGGGCGTCTTCCGAGGGCTGTCGAGCCTGGACCGCCTGCTGCTGCACGCCAACCGGCTGGCAGCCATCCACCGCCGCGCCTTCGGGGGGCTGGCGCGCCTCACCATCCTCTACCTGTTCAACAACAGCCTGGTGGCCCTGCCCGGGGACCCGCTGGCCGCGCTGCCCTCGCTGCAGTTCCTGCGCCTCAACGCCAACCCCTGGGCCTGCGACTGCCGTGCGCGTCCGCTCTGGGCCTGGTTCCGCCGCACGCGTGTCTCCAGCTCCCCGGTGCCGTGTGCCAGCCCCCCGAACCGCCGCGGCACCGACCTGCGCCACCTCCGCCCCCGTGACTTCGACGCCTGCCCCGAGGACGATGAAGACGAGGAGATGGAAGAGGGCAACGGCGGTGGTGGCAATGGGGTGGCGGTGATGGGCACCCCGGGGCGGGCACTGGGTCGCCCGGGCACCCTCCCGGCCGCGCCGCCCTCCGCTTTCTACCGTGACGGGCTGCCCCCCCACGACCTGCGGGGACCCCAGCCCCGGCCACCCCCCCCGTCCCGTGACTCCCGCGGGCCCCCCGAGGACGCCAGCTGTCCCCATGACCCCTGTGCCCCGATGGCCACCGCCGCGCCCCAACAGCCCTCcatcctcctgcccctcctggcTCTGTTCCTGCCCCGACTCTGA
- the TIMM10 gene encoding mitochondrial import inner membrane translocase subunit Tim10, with product MDPLRAQQLAAELEVEMMADMYNRMTQACHRKCVPPHYKESELSKGECVCLDRCVAKYLEVHERMGKKLTELSLQDEELLKRMQQGTGTA from the exons ATGGATCCGCTGCGGGCTCAGCAGCTGGCGGCCGAACTGGAGGTTGAGATGATGGCCGACATGTACAATCG GATGACCCAGGCGTGCCACCGCAAGTGCGTCCCCCCCCACTACAAGGAGTCGGAGCTGTCCAAAGGGGAATGCGTGTGCCTGGACCGCTGTGTGGCCAAGTACCTGGAGGTGCACGAGCGGATGGGCAAGAAGCTGACGGAGCTGTCGCTGCAGGATGAGGAGCTGCTCAAGCGAATGCAGCAGGGCACCGGCACTGCCTGA